One Amorphoplanes digitatis genomic window carries:
- a CDS encoding MFS transporter encodes MRKWWPLIAISLGTFMLLIDVTIVNVALPQMAIDLDTSFDSLQWVVDGYALSLGVLLLGAGALGDRIGHRRLYLAGLGLFALASLACGLATDDIALIGARVLQGVGAAAMFTTTFALLNSAYQGRDRGVAYGVWGGVSGAAAAIGPILGGLLTQALSWRWIFLVNLPVCLAAVALTLLVLAADHAPRRGRFDLAGTLAFTAAAGALTLAVIRANTAGWAAVQTWGLLILTALAAVAFVAIERRSPHAMLDLALLRNRSFVGFLLAALLVNFGAFAAFTYTSIWLQSVIGLSPLQAGLTGLPMSIAAVLVSGVVGARLHGRSPRLLIGGGMLLIGAGGALCAALLGAGSSWPALLPGYAVIGVGVGLVMPTLAESAMGAVPAQRGGMAAGVVNTARQLGFAIGIAVLGTVFASRAEGYLGDAGAPDPARSAHGLAAGQAGRILAALPDGLRETVDRALHGAAAAGLDASFLVAAGVAVLGGIAVLVLVRPGAPAASDDRPAEHAAVHQ; translated from the coding sequence GTGCGTAAATGGTGGCCGCTGATCGCGATCAGTCTCGGTACCTTCATGCTGCTCATCGACGTCACCATCGTGAACGTCGCGCTGCCCCAGATGGCGATCGATCTCGACACGTCGTTCGACTCGCTGCAATGGGTCGTCGACGGGTACGCGCTGTCGCTGGGTGTCCTGCTGCTGGGCGCCGGGGCGCTCGGCGACCGCATCGGGCACCGCCGGCTCTACCTGGCCGGGCTCGGCCTCTTCGCGCTCGCCTCGCTCGCCTGCGGGCTGGCGACCGACGATATCGCGCTGATCGGGGCCCGAGTGCTTCAGGGCGTCGGCGCGGCGGCCATGTTCACCACCACGTTCGCCCTGCTCAACAGCGCCTACCAGGGCCGCGACCGGGGCGTGGCGTACGGCGTCTGGGGCGGCGTCTCCGGCGCCGCCGCGGCGATCGGGCCGATCCTCGGCGGGCTGCTCACGCAGGCGCTGAGCTGGCGCTGGATCTTCCTGGTCAACCTGCCGGTCTGCCTCGCCGCGGTCGCGCTGACCCTGCTGGTGCTCGCCGCCGACCACGCGCCGCGCCGCGGCCGATTCGATCTGGCCGGGACGCTCGCGTTCACCGCCGCCGCCGGGGCGCTGACCCTGGCGGTCATCCGGGCCAACACCGCCGGCTGGGCCGCGGTGCAGACCTGGGGGCTGCTGATCCTCACCGCGCTGGCGGCGGTGGCCTTCGTGGCGATCGAACGGCGCAGCCCGCACGCCATGCTGGACCTGGCGCTGCTGCGCAACCGCTCGTTCGTCGGCTTCCTGCTCGCCGCGCTGCTCGTCAACTTCGGCGCGTTCGCGGCCTTCACCTACACCTCGATCTGGCTCCAGTCGGTCATCGGGCTGTCCCCGCTACAGGCGGGCCTGACCGGTCTGCCGATGTCGATCGCCGCGGTGCTGGTCTCCGGCGTCGTCGGCGCCCGGCTGCACGGCCGGTCACCGCGCCTGCTCATCGGCGGCGGCATGCTGCTGATCGGCGCCGGCGGCGCCCTGTGCGCGGCGTTGCTTGGCGCCGGGTCGAGCTGGCCGGCGCTGTTGCCCGGGTACGCGGTCATCGGTGTCGGTGTCGGCCTGGTCATGCCGACGCTCGCCGAATCGGCGATGGGCGCGGTGCCGGCCCAGCGCGGCGGGATGGCGGCGGGCGTGGTCAACACGGCCCGGCAGCTCGGCTTCGCGATCGGCATCGCGGTGCTCGGCACCGTCTTCGCCTCCCGGGCCGAGGGCTACCTCGGCGACGCGGGCGCGCCGGATCCCGCGCGGTCGGCGCACGGGCTCGCGGCCGGTCAGGCGGGCCGGATCCTGGCGGCGCTGCCGGACGGGCTGCGCGAGACCGTCGACCGGGCGCTGCACGGCGCGGCGGCGGCGGGGCTCGACGCGAGCTTCCTGGTCGCCGCCGGGGTCGCGGTGCTCGGCGGGATCGCCGTGCTGGTGCTGGTGCGACCGGGCGCGCCGGCCGCGTCAGACGACCGGCCCGCGGAGCACGCCGCCGTCCACCAGTGA
- a CDS encoding acetyl-CoA C-acetyltransferase has protein sequence MQSVRRVAVVGGNRIPFARSGGPYAQASNQDMLTAALDGLVARYGLAGQRLGEVVAGAVLKHSRDFNLTREVVLGSRLDPRTPAYDIQQACGTGLEAAILVANKIALGQIDAGIAGGVDTTSDAPLQLNEDMRRALLELNRARTLGARLRAAARLRPQQAFRPEVPRNAEPRTGLSMGEHAAVTAVRWNIDREAQDELALASHQRLAAAYERGFFDDLVTPYLGVNRDQNLRADTSMERLARLKPVFGTRGPDAGRATMTAGNSSPLTDGASTVLLASEQWAQERSLPVLAYLADCETAAVDFVHGDEGLLMAPAYAVPRMLARNGLTLQDFDFYEIHEAFASQVLATLAAWESPEFAKERLGLDSPLGPIDRARLNVNGSSLAAGHPFAATGGRIVANLARLLAERGSGRGLISICAAGGLGVVAILER, from the coding sequence GCCGCGTCGCCGTCGTGGGCGGAAACCGCATCCCGTTCGCCCGGTCCGGCGGCCCGTACGCGCAGGCCTCCAACCAGGACATGCTCACGGCCGCCCTGGACGGACTCGTCGCCCGGTACGGGCTGGCCGGGCAGCGGCTCGGCGAGGTGGTCGCCGGCGCGGTGCTCAAGCACTCCCGCGACTTCAACCTCACGCGCGAGGTGGTGCTCGGCTCGCGGCTGGACCCGCGCACGCCCGCGTACGACATCCAGCAGGCCTGCGGCACCGGGCTCGAGGCCGCCATCCTGGTCGCCAACAAGATCGCGCTGGGTCAGATCGACGCCGGCATCGCCGGCGGGGTCGACACCACCTCCGACGCGCCGCTCCAGCTCAACGAGGACATGCGGCGGGCGCTGCTCGAGCTCAACCGGGCCCGTACGCTCGGCGCCCGGCTCCGGGCCGCCGCCCGGCTGCGCCCGCAGCAGGCGTTCCGGCCGGAGGTCCCGCGCAACGCCGAGCCGCGCACCGGGCTGTCGATGGGCGAGCACGCCGCCGTCACGGCCGTGCGGTGGAACATCGACCGCGAGGCGCAGGACGAGCTGGCGCTCGCGTCGCACCAGCGCCTCGCGGCCGCGTACGAGCGGGGCTTCTTCGACGACCTGGTCACGCCCTACCTGGGGGTGAACCGCGACCAGAACCTGCGGGCCGACACCAGCATGGAGCGGCTCGCGCGGCTCAAGCCGGTCTTCGGCACCCGCGGACCGGACGCCGGCCGCGCCACCATGACCGCGGGCAACTCGTCGCCGCTGACCGACGGCGCGTCCACCGTGCTGCTCGCGTCCGAGCAGTGGGCGCAGGAGCGCTCGCTGCCGGTGCTTGCCTACCTCGCCGACTGCGAGACCGCGGCCGTCGACTTCGTGCACGGCGACGAGGGCCTGCTGATGGCGCCCGCGTACGCGGTGCCGCGGATGCTGGCCCGCAACGGCCTCACCCTCCAGGACTTCGACTTCTACGAGATCCACGAGGCGTTCGCCTCCCAGGTGCTGGCGACCCTCGCCGCCTGGGAGTCGCCGGAGTTCGCCAAGGAGCGCCTCGGCCTGGACTCCCCGCTCGGCCCGATCGACCGGGCCCGGCTCAACGTCAACGGCTCGTCGCTGGCGGCCGGCCACCCGTTCGCCGCGACCGGCGGCCGGATCGTGGCGAACCTGGCCCGGCTGCTCGCCGAGAGGGGCTCCGGCCGCGGCCTGATCTCCATCTGCGCCGCCGGCGGCCTCGGCGTCGTCGCGATCCTGGAACGCTGA